The Pseudodesulfovibrio sediminis genome includes the window CGCCTCAGCTGCTTTGGGGACAGAACCGTTCCCATCCCATGAGGGAGGCGGCTCCTGAAATGGTTGTGCCGTAAAAAAGTACAGGTTTGTCCGTGAGAAACAGGTCAATGGAGCTGTTGGCCAGGGTGGTGCCGGTGACAAGCAGGAGATCGCACCATTCAATGGCGTCCTGTGTCGCGTCGCCGCCTTCCACCAGAACGCCCCGTTTGGTCTGGCCGATATTGTCCGGGTCGAGATCAATGAGTCGAATGTCGGTTTTCTGGTTCAGGGCTTCGGCCAGGGCTGGCTGGAAGCCGATGATGGTGATGCGGCAGGTGCCGTATTTCTCTTTGATATGGTCAAAGACGTGTTGGGCACATTGTTTGGGGCCTTCGTCCTTGCAGTGGATGGTGCCTTCGGCCTTTCCCAGAGAGCGGGATACGGCGTTGAGGGTCGAAACAAACACGGCGCGATTGAAATTGTTGTCAAAAGGGAGCGACGCCACTTCGAGCAGGGTGCCGGAAAAATTGCCGTAATTATC containing:
- a CDS encoding Rossmann-like domain-containing protein, coding for MKPTLERVRTKALALWEKENILNESITVSAGPLSVKEAIGTPEETDFPIQQGKEKLMEATFRNERGQAFTDNYGNFSGTLLEVASLPFDNNFNRAVFVSTLNAVSRSLGKAEGTIHCKDEGPKQCAQHVFDHIKEKYGTCRITIIGFQPALAEALNQKTDIRLIDLDPDNIGQTKRGVLVEGGDATQDAIEWCDLLLVTGTTLANSSIDLFLTDKPVLFYGTTISGAASLMGWERFCPQSS